The proteins below are encoded in one region of Saccopteryx leptura isolate mSacLep1 chromosome 1, mSacLep1_pri_phased_curated, whole genome shotgun sequence:
- the TAF5L gene encoding TAF5-like RNA polymerase II p300/CBP-associated factor-associated factor 65 kDa subunit 5L isoform X3 has product MKYSSDDCGTFSPNSPKSMVESFYSRFHGMFLQNASQKDVIEQLQTTQTVQDILSNFKLRAFLDNKYVVRLQEDSYNYLIRYLQSDNNTALCRVLTLHIHLDVQPAKRTDYQLYASGSSSRSEGNGLEPADMPAPILQNEAALEVLQESIKRVKDGPPSLTTICFYAFYNTEQLLNTAEISPDSKLLVAGFDNSCIKLWSLRSKKLKSEPHQVDVSRIHLACDVLEEEDDEDDSVGTEMKVLRGHCGPVYSTRFLADSSGLLSCSEDMSIRYWDLGSFTNTVLYQGHAYPVWDLDISPYSLYFASGSHDRTARLWSFDRTYPLRIYAGHLADVDCVRFHPNSNYLATGSTDKTVRLWSAQQGNSVRLFTGHRGPVLALAFSPNGKYLASAGEDQRLKLWDLASGTLYKELRGHTDNITSLTFSPDSSLVASASMDNSVRVWDIRNTYCSAAADGSSGELVGVYTGQVSNVLSVQFMACNLLLVTGITQENQEH; this is encoded by the exons ATGAAGTACAGTTCGGACGACTGCGGAACTTTCTCACCG AACAGTCCGAAGAGTATGGTGGAAAGTTTTTACAGTCGCTTCCATGGGATGTTTCTGCAGAATGCCAGCCAGAAGGATGTCATCGAGCAGCTACAGACCACACAGACTGTCCAGGACATCCTGTCTAACTTTAAGCTTCGAGCATTCCTAGATAACAAGTACGTGGTCCGTCTCCAAGAAGACAGTTACAACTACCTTATCCGCTACCTCCAAAGTGACAACAACACGGCCTTGTGCAGAGTCCTCACCTTGCATATCCATCTTGATGTGCAGCCTGCCAAGAGAACAGATTACCAACTCTATGCCAGCGGTAGCTCCTCGCGGAGTGAGGGCAACGGCTTAGAGCCTGCTGACATGCCTGCTCCGATTCTGCAGAACGAGGCTGCGCTGGAGGTCTTGCAGGAGAGTATTAAGCGTGTCAAGGAtggccctccctccctcaccaccaTCTGTTTCTATGCCTTCTATAACACAGAGCAGCTGCTGAACACCGCAGAAATCTCCCCAGACAGCAAGCTGCTTGTTGCTGGGTTTGACAACTCCTGTATTAAACTATGGAGTTTACGATCCAAGAAGTTAAAATCAGAACCCCATCAAGTAGACGTGTCCCGCATCCACTTGGCTTGTGATGTTCTGGAAGAGGAG GATGACGAGGATGACAGTGTGGGCACCGAGATGAAGGTCCTACGGGGACACTGTGGACCAGTATACAGCACACGGTTCCTCGCCGACAGCTCAGGGTTGCTCTCTTGTTCCGAAGACATGTCCATCAGGTACTGGGACCTCGGGAGTTTCACCAACACTGTGTTGTACCAAGGACATGCCTACCCTGTCTGGGACCTGGACATCAGCCCATATAGCCTGTACTTCGCCAGCGGGTCCCATGACCGCACCGCAAGGCTGTGGTCATTTGATCGGACGTACCCACTGAGGATATATGCAGGACACCTGGCAGATGTGGACTGTGTCAGATTCCATCCTAATTCAAACTACTTGGCTACAGGCTCGACCGACAAGACTGTCCGGCTATGGAGCGCTCAACAGGGGAACTCGGTAAGGCTCTTCACGGGCCACCGTGGCCCCGTACTTGCTCTTGCCTTTTCTCCCAACGGTAAGTACCTGGCATCCGCTGGTGAGGACCAACGGTTGAAGCTATGGGACTTGGCCTCTGGGACCCTTTACAAAGAGTTGAGAGGCCACACGGACAATATCACTAGCCTCACCTTCAGTCCAGACAGCAGCTTGGTCGCCTCTGCGTCCATGGACAACTCAGTGCGCGTCTGGGACATTAGGAACACCTACTGCAGCGCGGCGGCTGACGGCTCCTCTGGTGAGCTCGTGGGTGTGTACACCGGGCAGGTGAGCAACGTGCTCAGTGTGCAGTTCATGGCCTGCAACCTTCTCCTAGTGACTGGAATCACACAAGAAAATCaggaacattga
- the TAF5L gene encoding TAF5-like RNA polymerase II p300/CBP-associated factor-associated factor 65 kDa subunit 5L isoform X1 produces MKRVRTEQIQMAVSCYLKRRQYVDADGPLKQGLRLSQTAEEMAANLTVQSESGCANIVSSAPCQAEPQQYEVQFGRLRNFLTDSDSQHSHEVMPLLYPLFVYLHLNLVQNSPKSMVESFYSRFHGMFLQNASQKDVIEQLQTTQTVQDILSNFKLRAFLDNKYVVRLQEDSYNYLIRYLQSDNNTALCRVLTLHIHLDVQPAKRTDYQLYASGSSSRSEGNGLEPADMPAPILQNEAALEVLQESIKRVKDGPPSLTTICFYAFYNTEQLLNTAEISPDSKLLVAGFDNSCIKLWSLRSKKLKSEPHQVDVSRIHLACDVLEEEDDEDDSVGTEMKVLRGHCGPVYSTRFLADSSGLLSCSEDMSIRYWDLGSFTNTVLYQGHAYPVWDLDISPYSLYFASGSHDRTARLWSFDRTYPLRIYAGHLADVDCVRFHPNSNYLATGSTDKTVRLWSAQQGNSVRLFTGHRGPVLALAFSPNGKYLASAGEDQRLKLWDLASGTLYKELRGHTDNITSLTFSPDSSLVASASMDNSVRVWDIRNTYCSAAADGSSGELVGVYTGQVSNVLSVQFMACNLLLVTGITQENQEH; encoded by the exons aTGAAACGAGTGCGCACCGAACAGATTCAGATGGCAGTGTCCTGCTACCTCAAACGCCGGCAGTACGTGGACGCAGACGGTCCCCTAAAGCAAGGACTGCGGCTGTCACAGACTGCTGAGGAGATGGCAGCCAACCTCACAG TCCAATCAGAATCGGGTTGTGCCAACATAGTGTCTTCAGCCCCTTGTCAGGCAGAGCCCCAGCAATATGAAGTACAGTTCGGACGACTGCGGAACTTTCTCACCG ATTCTGATTCCCAGCATAGCCACGAAGTGATGCCTCTCCTCTATCCTCTCTTTGTCTACCTCCATCTCAACCTGGTCCAGAACAGTCCGAAGAGTATGGTGGAAAGTTTTTACAGTCGCTTCCATGGGATGTTTCTGCAGAATGCCAGCCAGAAGGATGTCATCGAGCAGCTACAGACCACACAGACTGTCCAGGACATCCTGTCTAACTTTAAGCTTCGAGCATTCCTAGATAACAAGTACGTGGTCCGTCTCCAAGAAGACAGTTACAACTACCTTATCCGCTACCTCCAAAGTGACAACAACACGGCCTTGTGCAGAGTCCTCACCTTGCATATCCATCTTGATGTGCAGCCTGCCAAGAGAACAGATTACCAACTCTATGCCAGCGGTAGCTCCTCGCGGAGTGAGGGCAACGGCTTAGAGCCTGCTGACATGCCTGCTCCGATTCTGCAGAACGAGGCTGCGCTGGAGGTCTTGCAGGAGAGTATTAAGCGTGTCAAGGAtggccctccctccctcaccaccaTCTGTTTCTATGCCTTCTATAACACAGAGCAGCTGCTGAACACCGCAGAAATCTCCCCAGACAGCAAGCTGCTTGTTGCTGGGTTTGACAACTCCTGTATTAAACTATGGAGTTTACGATCCAAGAAGTTAAAATCAGAACCCCATCAAGTAGACGTGTCCCGCATCCACTTGGCTTGTGATGTTCTGGAAGAGGAG GATGACGAGGATGACAGTGTGGGCACCGAGATGAAGGTCCTACGGGGACACTGTGGACCAGTATACAGCACACGGTTCCTCGCCGACAGCTCAGGGTTGCTCTCTTGTTCCGAAGACATGTCCATCAGGTACTGGGACCTCGGGAGTTTCACCAACACTGTGTTGTACCAAGGACATGCCTACCCTGTCTGGGACCTGGACATCAGCCCATATAGCCTGTACTTCGCCAGCGGGTCCCATGACCGCACCGCAAGGCTGTGGTCATTTGATCGGACGTACCCACTGAGGATATATGCAGGACACCTGGCAGATGTGGACTGTGTCAGATTCCATCCTAATTCAAACTACTTGGCTACAGGCTCGACCGACAAGACTGTCCGGCTATGGAGCGCTCAACAGGGGAACTCGGTAAGGCTCTTCACGGGCCACCGTGGCCCCGTACTTGCTCTTGCCTTTTCTCCCAACGGTAAGTACCTGGCATCCGCTGGTGAGGACCAACGGTTGAAGCTATGGGACTTGGCCTCTGGGACCCTTTACAAAGAGTTGAGAGGCCACACGGACAATATCACTAGCCTCACCTTCAGTCCAGACAGCAGCTTGGTCGCCTCTGCGTCCATGGACAACTCAGTGCGCGTCTGGGACATTAGGAACACCTACTGCAGCGCGGCGGCTGACGGCTCCTCTGGTGAGCTCGTGGGTGTGTACACCGGGCAGGTGAGCAACGTGCTCAGTGTGCAGTTCATGGCCTGCAACCTTCTCCTAGTGACTGGAATCACACAAGAAAATCaggaacattga
- the TAF5L gene encoding TAF5-like RNA polymerase II p300/CBP-associated factor-associated factor 65 kDa subunit 5L isoform X2: protein MPLLYPLFVYLHLNLVQNSPKSMVESFYSRFHGMFLQNASQKDVIEQLQTTQTVQDILSNFKLRAFLDNKYVVRLQEDSYNYLIRYLQSDNNTALCRVLTLHIHLDVQPAKRTDYQLYASGSSSRSEGNGLEPADMPAPILQNEAALEVLQESIKRVKDGPPSLTTICFYAFYNTEQLLNTAEISPDSKLLVAGFDNSCIKLWSLRSKKLKSEPHQVDVSRIHLACDVLEEEDDEDDSVGTEMKVLRGHCGPVYSTRFLADSSGLLSCSEDMSIRYWDLGSFTNTVLYQGHAYPVWDLDISPYSLYFASGSHDRTARLWSFDRTYPLRIYAGHLADVDCVRFHPNSNYLATGSTDKTVRLWSAQQGNSVRLFTGHRGPVLALAFSPNGKYLASAGEDQRLKLWDLASGTLYKELRGHTDNITSLTFSPDSSLVASASMDNSVRVWDIRNTYCSAAADGSSGELVGVYTGQVSNVLSVQFMACNLLLVTGITQENQEH from the exons ATGCCTCTCCTCTATCCTCTCTTTGTCTACCTCCATCTCAACCTGGTCCAGAACAGTCCGAAGAGTATGGTGGAAAGTTTTTACAGTCGCTTCCATGGGATGTTTCTGCAGAATGCCAGCCAGAAGGATGTCATCGAGCAGCTACAGACCACACAGACTGTCCAGGACATCCTGTCTAACTTTAAGCTTCGAGCATTCCTAGATAACAAGTACGTGGTCCGTCTCCAAGAAGACAGTTACAACTACCTTATCCGCTACCTCCAAAGTGACAACAACACGGCCTTGTGCAGAGTCCTCACCTTGCATATCCATCTTGATGTGCAGCCTGCCAAGAGAACAGATTACCAACTCTATGCCAGCGGTAGCTCCTCGCGGAGTGAGGGCAACGGCTTAGAGCCTGCTGACATGCCTGCTCCGATTCTGCAGAACGAGGCTGCGCTGGAGGTCTTGCAGGAGAGTATTAAGCGTGTCAAGGAtggccctccctccctcaccaccaTCTGTTTCTATGCCTTCTATAACACAGAGCAGCTGCTGAACACCGCAGAAATCTCCCCAGACAGCAAGCTGCTTGTTGCTGGGTTTGACAACTCCTGTATTAAACTATGGAGTTTACGATCCAAGAAGTTAAAATCAGAACCCCATCAAGTAGACGTGTCCCGCATCCACTTGGCTTGTGATGTTCTGGAAGAGGAG GATGACGAGGATGACAGTGTGGGCACCGAGATGAAGGTCCTACGGGGACACTGTGGACCAGTATACAGCACACGGTTCCTCGCCGACAGCTCAGGGTTGCTCTCTTGTTCCGAAGACATGTCCATCAGGTACTGGGACCTCGGGAGTTTCACCAACACTGTGTTGTACCAAGGACATGCCTACCCTGTCTGGGACCTGGACATCAGCCCATATAGCCTGTACTTCGCCAGCGGGTCCCATGACCGCACCGCAAGGCTGTGGTCATTTGATCGGACGTACCCACTGAGGATATATGCAGGACACCTGGCAGATGTGGACTGTGTCAGATTCCATCCTAATTCAAACTACTTGGCTACAGGCTCGACCGACAAGACTGTCCGGCTATGGAGCGCTCAACAGGGGAACTCGGTAAGGCTCTTCACGGGCCACCGTGGCCCCGTACTTGCTCTTGCCTTTTCTCCCAACGGTAAGTACCTGGCATCCGCTGGTGAGGACCAACGGTTGAAGCTATGGGACTTGGCCTCTGGGACCCTTTACAAAGAGTTGAGAGGCCACACGGACAATATCACTAGCCTCACCTTCAGTCCAGACAGCAGCTTGGTCGCCTCTGCGTCCATGGACAACTCAGTGCGCGTCTGGGACATTAGGAACACCTACTGCAGCGCGGCGGCTGACGGCTCCTCTGGTGAGCTCGTGGGTGTGTACACCGGGCAGGTGAGCAACGTGCTCAGTGTGCAGTTCATGGCCTGCAACCTTCTCCTAGTGACTGGAATCACACAAGAAAATCaggaacattga